GGGTGAGTTCGGGGTGGTCGGAAAAATGTTCCGGGGAGGGGGATTGGCCGTATCTGTTCCGGTGATCACTGCCCGTGTGAAGCACCTAGAAGATTCCGAACCATGCCGAGTACGAGACGACGATCATCACGATGAGCAGTATGATCAGCCCTTTGTAGACGCATCCCGGACAGATGCCGATGCTGCTTCCCGTGCACTCGGGGCAGTAGGTTTTCTGGCAGACCCGGCAGGTTCCGGTGGATTTTTTCTCTGGATGGCGTGAGCAGTGGCTCATGAAAGAGAAATGAGGTTCGGGCGGTAATATACCTGCCTTTTTGATATTTCGGTGCCGCTCCTTCACAACCATGAAGAGATCAGGGAGAGCATATTCAACGATGACAGCATTCGTCCCGCACTATGCCACCGACCGTCTGGTTTTTCATGACCCTGACCCGACGGACGCCCCTCCCCTCTATGTGCATGTCGTTGATGCTGCTGTCGTCTGTGGACCGGGCGGTCGGGTGCTCCATGAGGCGCCGCCCGACGGGTGCGGGGACGCTTCGATCCCCCTCGGGAGCCTTGATGGGCGCCAGGTGTTCGCCCTCGGGTGCGAGGCGGTGCCGGAAGGGTTCAGGGCAGTCCCCCTCCGCGACCTCTTCGGGCTGGTGGATGACGAGACGCTTGGCATTGCCGGGCGGGCGGTGCAGTGCATGGAGTTCGACCGCACCCACCGCTACTGCGGGCGGTGCGGCACTGAAACCAGAATGAAGGAGGACGAGATCGCCCGTGTCTGCCCATCCTGCGGTCTGGTCGTCTATCCCGTCCTCTCGCCGGCTGTGATCGTCCGGGTGGTGCGGGGGGATCGGATCCTGCTTGCCCGCTCCCCCGGTTTTCCCCGGGGACGGTATTCGGTGATCGCCGGTTTCGTCGAACCCGGGGAGACACTCGAGCATGCCGTACAGAGGGAGGTGGCGGAGGAGACCGGCATTTCCGTTGCCAATCTCCGCTACTTCGGCAGCCAGCCCTGGCCCTTCCCCCACTCCCTGATGATCGGGTTTACCGCAGACTATGCCGGCGGCGAGGTCCGCCCGGATGGCGTGGAGGTGGAGGAGGCCGCGTGGTTCACGGCCGACTCCCTCCCTGATCTCCCGGGCAGGGCAAGCATTTCACGGGCGCTGATCGATGACTGGCTTGAAGAACAGTGAAACTGGTATAACGGATCACGCCAATCTGATGGTAGAGATCACTCCCCGATTCATGTTTTATGGTGCACCACAATGACTGATTCAGTAGTTGACAGCATCCTTGCGGCCCGGTACCTCCGCAAGGGCGAGAAAACGTTTGAAGATATCTGCCACCGCGTGGCTGTAGCGCTTGCGCGGAACGAGGGCGAGCGCCAGGAGTATTATGAGGCGATGCACTCCCTCCGCTTCCTCCCCAACTCCCCCACCCTGATGAATGCCGGCACCGAGATCGGGCAGCTCTCGGCCTGTTTCACCCTGTATGTCGGCGACTCGATCCCGGAGATCTTCCATGCCCTCGAATGGGGGGCGCTGATCCACAAGAGCGGGGGCGGCACCGGCTACAACTTCTCAAAGATCCGTCCTGAGGGCGCGCCCGTCCAGTCCACCGACGGCGTGGCATCCGGCCCGATCTCGTTCATGAAGGTCTTCAACGCCGCCACCGATGTGATCAAGCAGGGCGGGCGGCGGCGCGGGGCGAACATGGGCATCCTGAATGTCTGGCATCCCGACGTCCTCCGTTTCATCCATGCGAAGAATGTGGAGGGCGAACTCTCGAACTTCAACATCTCGGTGATGGTCAACGACCGCTTCATGGAGTTCGTGGAATCCGGCCAGATGGGCAAGGTGTGGATCACCCACCCCTACACGGACGAGGAGATCACGGTCGGCGCCATCTGGAACGGCATCATCGATGGCATCTGGCGGAACGGCGAGCCCGGTGTCCTCTTCTACGACGAGATCAACCGGAAGAACCCGACGCCGCAGCTGGGCGATATTGATACGACCAATCCTTGCGGCGAACAGCCGCTTCTCCCATTCGAGTCCTGCGTTCTGGGATCGATCAATCTTTCGAAGTTTGTTTCAGGATCTGCCATCGATGAAGAGAGTTTGAAGCGGACCGTCCGCATGGCGGTGCGTTTCCTGGACGCCGTCATCGACAACAACGTCTTCCCGATCCCGCAGATCGAGGAGGCGACCGGAAAGACCAGGAAGGTCGGTCTCGGGCTGATGGGTGTCCACGACGCCCTGCTGATGCTTGGTCTTCCCTACGACGCAGAGGAAGGGCGCCGCCTCTGCGAGCGGGTGATGGCCCTGGTAAACGATACGGCGGTCGAGGAGTCGCACGTCCTTGCCGGGGAGAGAGGCGTCTTTCCGGCATTTGAGGGGAGTGTCTGGGGTGAGTATGGGATGCGCAACGCCGCCCTCACCACCATCGCCCCGACCGGCACCATATCCCTGCTTGCCGGGTGTTCGAGCGGGGTCGAACCGGTCTTCTCCTATGCCTATACCCGGAAAAACACCGTCGGCAAGACCTTCGTGATGCTCCACCCGATCTTCGAGGCCGAACTCAGAAGAGTGGTCGGTGCGCTCGGACTCGGCAGCGATGAGGTCGAAGAGCGGGTGCAGGCGGTGATCGACCATGTCCACGAGACCGGGACGGTGCGGGACATCGGGTGGCTTCCGGTCTCCTTCAGGCGCCTCTTCCAGACCGCCCTCGATATCGACTGGCGCGACCATGTGCGCATGCAGGCAGTCTTCCAGCGTCATGTGCATGCCTCCATATCCAAGACGATCAACATGCCCAATGCCGCCACCCGCGAGGAGATCGGCGAGGCGGTGCTGATGGCATGGCGGAGCGGTCTCAAGGGGATGACCATCTACCGGACGGGCAGCCGCGAGGACGTGGTGCTCGCCCTGAAGGAGAAGAAACCGGCGGAAAAACCCGAAGAAAAACCGACCACCCGCCCGAAGGAGCTGGCAGGGCGGACCTATCTCTGCCAGTCGGGGTGCTGCCGCCTCTATATCACCGTCAACCTCCTCGGTGACCGCCCGTGGGAGGTGTTTATCAGGACCGTCGGGAGCGGGGGCTGCGAGGCGAACTCCAATGCCCTCGGCCGTGCGATCTCCACCGGTCTCCAGAACGGCGTTCCCTATCAGAAGTTTGTCAAGCAGTTCGCAAAGGTGAACTGCATATCGGCCCTGAAGAACCCCGCCTCTGAGGGCCTCTCCTGTGCCGATGTCGTCGGCAGGTGCATCGACCTTGCGGCGTCGAAGCAGACGATCACCACCCTGGACACCTGGGAGATCACCGACGTCACCGGCAAGAAGAAGAATCTCTGCCCTGAGTGCGGCGCCGAACTCGATTTCGGCGAGGGGTGCAACCAGGGCATCTGCAAGAATTGCGGTTGGAGCGGCTGCAGCTAGGTGCAGCGTGAGGGGGGAGGCACCCGCCACTCCCATCTCCATCATTTTTTGAGGGGTCTTTGCCGATAATGTCGTCTAAATTGAAATAAAAACCAATTTTTTAAATTTTCATTTTTTATATTTTGAGATGCTTATATGTCGCATTGCAGTATAATATCCCGCTGAACTGAGATGCCTTCCCTGTGCAGTGATGAGTGTGTTGTTGCGATGCGGTGCGACCGTGATGTAAAATACATTGTTATTGACCAGTATCTCTTTGAAGTCCTCTCCAAAATCTCATCCGTTGATGATCCTGCCCTTGAAAATGAGTTATGCCGACTCCTGAAACGCATGCCGGTGAATGAGGGCATCGTCCACGTAAACGATGAATATCTGGAACAGATCTTTCGTATCTGCTACGGCTATATAAAGAACAATTCTGTGTGCGCCGCCATGCCTGATTAATAACGAGGCGTTCGGGCTCTGATGTGGTTTTTCGGGGTTCTCAGGCTTTTTTACTTTTCCCGGTATCAGAATCCTCTGGAAATGGGGCGGGGTTCACACCGGTTCATCTGTGTGACCGATGATCGAATGGTGCACCTGTCAGGGGTGGTGTCCCTGTGCAGTGTCAGAACTCTGTCCTGGAGAATCGATACTAAAAATAGGGTGATTGCCGGTTTTCCCCTTCCGGGGATATTCATTCTTCATTTCTTCTTCTGAAGTACAGGACGCCGGCGACAATCAGAACGATGATGATCACCGCCCCGAACCAGAGCGACATCCCCTCTGATCTGTCTGGCGATGTCCCGGTGATCTCCGGTACCACGGTCAGATATGGCTGTTCGTCTCCGAAGAGTGCGTAGGTGCTGAAATGATCGATATGGACCGTGATTGTCCTCTGACTCTCATCGATCTCTCCGGCGATGCGCTCCCATTCGTTGCTTGAGGTGTTGAGCCACCCGACCTCTGCACTGGGTCCGAATTTCTTCCATTCGTCCTCTGAAAGAATGAATGTGAGGGCGATGTCCGGTGAGAAGGTCGTTCCATCAGGGGTACACTCATAGGCGGAGATTGCCTGCGGGTGCTCAACCGCCCCGATTCCAGCGGCAGCCGGGAGGTCGGTTGTGGGCACGGCGACGATACGGATCGCGTCAACCGGCCTGCCGGACGCATCGCGTGCCGTCACTCCGACCTCGATGGAGAGGCAGGCGGTATGGTCATCCGCCCACACAATCACCGGTCTCTCCACCTCGCCGCCGGTCCCGAGCGGCAGGTCTGCCGTCGTGATAAACTCCACTCCCTCCACAGATGTTGAGGCGGGGTGGGTCACCGTCGGTTCCGGCGTAGGTGCAGGTGTGGTCTGGACCGGTGTGGGTGTCGGCGTTATCGTCGGCGTTGGTGTCGGCATATCGCTGTCATCGTTATCGTTCGGATACGAGACAGTGATGAACCGCTGTTTTTCGGCAGTAATGGTGCCATATGCGTTCGTGGCCGTCAGGGAGACCGTGTATGGGCCCGAACCCTGGTAGATATGCACCGGGTTCTGTTCGGTTGAGGTCTGCCTGTCGCCGAAGTCCCAGAGCCATGAGGTCGGCGTGCCGGTGGTCCGGTCGGTGAACCTGACCATCAGCGGGGCAGAGCCGGAGAGCGGTGTTGCGGTGAAATCGACCGTCATCAGGTTGGTGACGGTGATGTAGTCCATCTCTTCTGCCGTGTCCTCTCCTGCCGGGTTCGTGATCGAGAGAGCGACGTCATAGGTGCCGACGGCCGTGTAGGTGTGGACCGGGTTCTGCTGGGTCGAGGTCTGCCCGTCGCCGAAGTCCCAGTGCCAGGTCTCGGGATGGCCGTCCGAGTAGTCATAGAACTGCACCATGAGCGGTGCGGACCCTGCGAGCGGGGTGGCGGAGAAGCGTGCCACCGGATCTTCGTAGACGGTGTACGCCACAAGCGCCTTGTAGGAGAAACCATCCGGCGAGAGGGCGGTGAAGGTGTAGATGCCGTCGGCATAGGTGTAGGTCGTCTCGAGGTGGGTGACCGTACCGTCGGCGGCGAGGCTGAGGATGGTGAAACTGTCCGCCCCGCCCCATGCATCCACATAGGCGGCGGAGGCGCTCATCACGATGATCGCATCGGAGACCGTGATGTTCCCGAACTTGGATTTGTTGATCTCCATCGTATAGGCCACTTCTTCGAGTTCCGCGCCTTCAGATTCGCTGACGGCGAGCTGGAAGAGTCGGCCCATCGTCTCGTTCACGGCACCACGGGTGATCGTGACATTGAGGCGGGTGTCCGGGTCGGTCAGGCCGGAGAGGGCGCCGGAGATGTTTGCACTGATGCCGGTCGTGACCGCGCCCACGTCGCCGCTGAGGTCAACGGCATTCGTGATATTGCCGATCGAGGCACCGGTGCACTCACCGGTCCATTCCGAGGAACGGTTCTCCAGGCCTGCGGTGCGGATGGTGATGTCGATGCCGGGGTTGCGGACACAGATGGTGGTGTTGTCGTCGGTGATGGTGGCGTTCCGGTTTGCGGTGAGGTTGATGGCGACCTCCTGCGTGGCATCGTCGAAGGTCATGTTCGAAACCGTGACGGGCCGGGTGTCATTGAGGGCGGTCGGCACCGGTGTGATGGTGATGTAACCGGGCCGCATGTCGTCGAACTGGTAGGTGGCATTCTCTCGAGTCCACTGTGGATTGATAAGCCGGAGCTGGCGTTCACAGGGCAGACCGTTCGAGTGCACCTGCAGGTCGATGAGGGAGACGACGTCCTCGCTCGTGATGGCGTCCGGGGCGGCTGCACTGACCTGGAGCCAGCCGTTTGCGTTCCTGATATCGGAGGAGACGTTGAGGCCCGGCATGGTGGCATTGGCCCGGATATCGGTCACCGTCATGACCGTGCGGTTGTACTCCATGATGAAGGAGAGGTCGGTGACCTCATTGAGCCCTGCTGCCGTGACGGTCAGGTATTTCGACGATTCGACCGGCAGTGCCCCCGAGGGTGCGTCCACGGCGGTTCGAGCCTCGACGGCGATGGCGCCGTTCTCACGGATGACCGGCGATTCGTGGTCGGCGGTGTGGGCGGTGGCGTCCGTGATGGCGAGAGTGGCGGTCTGCCGGAGGCCTTCGATTGCGGGTGCGGACCGGAAGGTGATGTTTGCAACCGCAGCAGTGCCTTCGGCGGTGATGCCGGAGCCGTCGGCGATGGCAATGGAGACACGGCCGTTGGTGTTGTCAATCGTGGCATCGAAGACCGCCGCCTCGGTGAGGGGGGTCGGAGCGGCGCTGTCCACGGTGATGAGTGCCGGGTCATAGCCGATGGTGAAGGCGAGGGCGGTCGTGGCATCGAGTCCTTCGGCGGTCACCGGGAATTCGCCGCTCTCGTTTGCCGGGAGTCTGCCGGTGGGAGCGGTGAGCGTAATGGCAGGTGTGCTGCTCACGACGATGTAGTCTTCCCTGGTGAGGGTGTCCTGTCCATAGCCGTTTGCAACGGTGAGGGAGACGGTGTAGGTCCCCTCCTCTGTGTAGGTGTGGAGCGGGTTCCTCTCATCAGAGACATTTCCGTCACCAAATGTCCAGTTCCAGGTCTCAGGGCCGTCGGTAGAGGTGTCGGTGAAGGTCACCTGCAACGGTGCGTCACCCGAGAGGGGTGTGGCGGTGAACGCGGCCACCGGTGCGGTTCCGACCGGGGTGAGGGTGAAAGAGACCTCTGCTGTCTCGTCTGTGGCGACCTCTATGGATCGGGCGGATGACGGGTTGTAGCCGGCTTTCTCGACGGTGAGCGTGTGACTGCCGACCGGGATGTCAGGGAGCGTGGTGTTCGTGAGGGCAGTGGTGTTGCAGCCGTCCAGCCAGATCCATGCTTCGTCTGGTGAGGAGGTGACATGGATCGAGCCGCTCTCCTGTGTGAGGGTAAAGAAGACCTCACTCTCCTCATCCGGCACGACCGTCACGCTCCGGTTTGTCGGGCGCAGGTAACCGGGTTTCTCGACGGTGACCGTGTGAGTGCCGGCGGCGATACCGGTGAGGGTGGTGTTCGTGAGCTGACCGGTGTTCTCGCCGTCCAGCCAGATGGTGGCGTTCGCCGGACTGGAACCGACGCGGATGGCACCGGGGTGTGATATGAGGGTGAAGTCCACCGTTTCAATGGTGCCGACGGTTACGGTCGCAATCCTGCTCTGGGCATCGTATCCCTCCTTTTCGACGGTGACATTGTAGGTTCCGACGGGCTGATCAGCGAAGGTGAAGTTTGTGATTTCACCGGTTTCGGTGCCGTTCAGTGAGATCCGGGCACCGGCTGGTGTGGAGTTCACCTGCAGTGTGCCTGTCTGGCCAACAAGGGTGAAGTCGACGAGTTCGGTTTCGTCCCTAGAGAGGGTTACAATCCTGCTCTGGGCGTCGTATCCCTCCTTTTCGACGGTGACATTGTAGGTTCCGACGGGCTGATCAGCGAAGGTGAAGTTCGTGCTTTCACCGGTTTCAGTGCCGTTCAGTGATATCCGGGCACCGGCTGGTGTGGAGTTCACCTGCAGTGTGCCCGTCTGGCCCACAAGGGTGAATGCGACGAGTTCGGTCTCGTCCTTCGAGAGGGTTACAATCCTGCTCTGGGCGTCGTATCCCTCCTTTTCGACGGTGACGTTGTAGGTTCCGACGGGCTGATCAGCGAAGGTGAAGTTCGTGCTTTCACCGGTTTCAGTGCCGTTCAGTGATATCCTGGCACCTGCTGGTGTGGAGTTCACCTGCAGTGTGCCCGTCTGGCCCACAAGGGTGAATGCGACGAGTTCGGTCTCGTCCTTCGAGAGGGTTACAATCCTGCTCTGGGCGTCGTATCCCTCCTTTTCGACGGTGACGTTGTAGGTTCCGACGGGCTGATCAGCGAAGGTGAAGTTCGTGCTTTCACCGGTTTCAGTGCCGTTCAGTGATATCCTGGCACCTGCTGGTGTGGAGTTCACCTGCAGTGTGCCCGTCTGGCCCACAAGGGTGAATGCGACGAGTTCGGTCTCGTCCTTCGAGAGGGTTACAATCCTGCTCTGGGCGTCGTATCCCTCCTTTTCGACGGTGACGTTGTAGGCTCCGACGGGCTGATCAGCGAAGGTGAAGTTCGTGATTTCGCCGGTTTCAGTGCCGTTCAGTGATATCCTGGCACCTGCTGGTGTGGAGTTCACCTGCAGTGTGCCCGTCTGGCCAACAAGGGTGAATGCGACGAGTTCGGTTTCGTCCTTCGAGAGGGTTACAATCCTGCTCTGGGCGTCGTATCCCTCCTTTTCGACGGTGACGTTGTAGGTCCCGACCGGTTTGTCTGCCAGGGTGGCGTTCGTGAGGTCTCCCGTATCAGTGCCGTTCAGGTAGACCGCTGCTCCTGCCGGGGTGGAGTTGATCTGGAGTGTCCCGAGCTGCTGGACGAGCGTAAAGGAGACATCCTCGGTCTCGTCCTTCGAGAGGGTGACGATCTCTGTCGCCGGATCGTATCCATTCAACTCGACGGTGACATTGTAGATCCCGACCGGTTTGTCTTCGAGGGTGGCGTTCGTGAGGTCGCCGGTTGCGGTGCCGTTCAGGTATACCGCTGCCCCCGAGGGAGTGGAGTTGATCTGCAATGTCCCGAGCTGCTGGACGAGGGTAAAGGAGACATCCTCGGTCTCGTCCTTCGTGAGGGTGACGACCTCTGTCGCCGGGTCGTATCCGTCCAGTTCAACCGTGACGTTGTAGGTCCCGACCGGTTTGTCTTCGAGGGTAGCGTTCGTGAGGTCTCCCGTGGCCGTTCCGTTCAGATATACCGCCGCTCCGGAGGGAGTAGAGTTGATCTGCAACGTCCCGAGCTGCTGCACGAGCGTAAAGGAGACATCCTCGGTCTCGTCCTTGGTGAGAGTGACGATCTCCGTTGCCGGATCGTATCCGTCCAGTTCAACCGTGACGTTGTAGGTCCCGACGGGTTTGTCTGCGAGGGTAGCGTTCGTGAGGTCGCCGGTTGCGGTGCCGTTCAGGTAAACCGCCGCTCCCGCCGGTGTGGAGTTGATCTGCAATGTCCCGAGCTGCTGCACGAGCGTAAAGGAGACCTCCTCGGTCTCGTCCTTGGTGAGAGTGACGACCTCTGTCGCCGGATCGTATCCGTCCAGCTCCACGGTGACATTGTAGGTCCCGACCGGTTTGTCTGCGAGGGTGGCGTTTGTGAGGTCTCCGGTTGCGGTTCCATTCAGGTAAACCGCTGCTCCCACCGGCGTGGAGTTGATCTGCAACGTCCCGAGCTGCTGGACGAGCGTAAAGGAGACATCCTCGGTCTCGTCCTTGGTGAGAGTGACGATCTCCGTTGCCGGGTCATACCCGTTCAGTTCAACCGTCACATTGTAGGTCCCGACCGGTTTGTCTTCGAGGGTGGCATTCGTGAGGTCTCCGGTTGCGGTGCCGTTCAGGTAAACCGCCGCTCCCGAGGGCGTGGAGTTGATCTGCAGTGTCCCGAGCTGCTGCACCAGGGTGAAACTCACGTCCTCGGTCTCGTCCTTGGTGAGGGTGACGACCTCTGTCGCCGGATCGTATCCGTCCTTCAGGACGGTGACATTGTAGGTCCCGACCGGTTTGTCTTCGAGGGTTGCGTTCGTGAGGTCCCCGGTTGCGGTGCCGTTCAGGTAGACCGCCGCTCCTGCCGGAGTGGAGTTGATCTGCAATGTTCCGAGCTGCTGCACGAGGGTGAATGCGACCTCCTCGGTCTCGTCCTTGGAGAGGGTGACGATCTCCGTTGCCGGGTCGTATCCGTCCAGTTCAACCGTGACGTTGTAGGTCCCGACCGGTTTGTCTTCGAGGGTAGCGTTCGTGAGGTCTCCCGTGGCCGTTCCGTTCAGATATACCGCCGCTCCGGAGGGAGTAGAGTTGATCTGCAACGTCCCGAGCTGCTGGACGAGCGTAAAGGAGACCTCCTCGGTCTCGTCCTTGGAGAGGGTGACGATCTCCGTTGCCGGGTCGTATCCGTCCAGTTCAACCGTTACATTGTAGGTGCCGACCGGTTTGTCTGCGAGGGTGGCATTCGTGAGGTCGCCTGTAGCAGTGCCGTTCAGGTAGACCGCCGCTCCGGAGGGAGTGGAGTTGATCTGCAATATCCCGAGCTGCTGCACCAGGGTGAAACTCACGTCCTCGGTCTCGTCCTTGGAGAGGGTGACGATCTCGGTCGCCGGGTCGTATCCCTCCTTTTCGACGGTGACGTTGTAGGCTCCGACCGGTTTGTCTGCGAAGGTGAAGTTTGTGATTTCGCCGGTTTCAGTGCCGTTCAGTGAGATCCGGGCGCCTGTTGGTGTGGAGTTCACCTGCAGTGTGCCTGTCTGGCCAACAAGGGTGAATGCGACGAGTTCGGTCTCGTCCTTCGAGAGGGTTACAATCCTGCTCTGGGCGTCGTAACCCTCCTTTTCGACGGTGACGTTGTAGGTCCCGACTGGTTTGTCTGCCAGGGTGACGTTCGTGAGGTCTCCCGTGGCCGTTCCGTTCAGATAGACGCTGGCTCCTGCCGGAGTGGAGTTGATCTGGAGTGTCCCGAGCTGCTGGACGAGCGTAAAGGAGACATCCTCGGTTTCGTCTTTCGTGAGGGTGACAATCTCTGTTGCCGGATCGTATCCCACCAGTTCAACGGTGACATTGTAGGTCCCGACCGGTTTGTCTGCCAGGGTTGCGTTCGTGAGGTCGCCCGTAACAGTGCCATTGAGATATACCGCTGCCCCCGAGGGAGTGGAGTTGATCTGCAATGTCCCGAGCTGCTGGACGAGCGTAAAGGAGACCTCTTCGGTCTCGTCCTTGGAGAGGGTGACGATCTCCGTTGCCGGATCGTATCCCTCCAGTTCAACGGTGACATTATACGTCCCGACCGGTTTGTCTGTGAGGGTGGCGTTCGTGAGGTCCCCGGTTGCGGTTCCGTTGAGATAGACCGCCGCTCCGGAGGGCGTGGAGTTGATCTGCAGTGTCCCGAGCTGCTGCACGAGGGTGAATGCAACCTCCTCGGTTTCGTCCTTGGAGAGGGTGACGACTTCCGTTGCCGGGTCGTATCCGTCCAGTTCAACCGTCACATTGTAGGTCCCGACCGGTTTGTCTGCGAGGGTGACGTTCGTGAGGTCACCGGTTGCAGTTCCGTTGAGATATACCGCCGCTCCGGAGGGAGTGGAGTTGATCTGCAATATCCCGAGCTGCTGCACCAGGGTGAAACTCACGTCCTCGGTCTCGTCCTTGGAGAGGGTGACGACCTCTGTCGCCGGATCGTATCCATTCAACTCGACGGTGACATTGTAGGTCCCGACCGGTTTGTCTGCGAGGGTGGCGTTCGTGAGGTCTCCCGTATCAGTGCCATTGAGATATACCGCTGCCCCCGAGGGAGTGGAGTTGATCTGCAATGTTCCGAGCTGCTGGACGAGCGTAAAGGAGACTTCCTCGGTCTCGTCCTTGGAGAGGGTGACGATCTCGGTTGCCGGGTCGTATCCCTCCAGTTCAACGGTGACGTTGTAGGTCCCGACCGGTTTGTCTGCGAGGGTGACGTTCGTGAGGTCGCCGGTCGCGGTGCCGTTGAGGTAGACCGCCGCTCCCCAGGGAGTGGAGTTGATCTGCAATATCCCGAGCTGCTGCACGAGGGTAAAGGAGACATCCTCGGTCTCGTCCTTGGAGAGGGTGACGATCTCTGTCGCCGGGTCGTATCCGTCCTTCAGGACGGTGACATTATAGGTCCCTACGGGTTTGTCTGCGAGGGTGGCATTCGTGAGGTCACCGGTTGCGGTTCCGTTGAGATAGACCGCCGCTCCGGAGGGCGTGGAGTTGATCTGCAGTGTCCCGAGCTGCTGCACGAGGGTGAATGCAACCTCCTCGGTTTCGTCCTTGGAGAGGGTGACAATCTCGGTTGCCGGGTCGTATCCGTCCAGTTCAACCGTCACATTGTAGGTCCCGACCGGTTTGTCTGCGAGGGTGACGTTCGTGAGGTCACCGGTTGCGGTGCCATTCAGGTAGACACTGGCTCCCGCCGGTGTGGAGTTGATCTGCAATGTCCCGAGCTGCTGCACCAGGGTGAAACTCACGTC
The sequence above is drawn from the Methanofollis fontis genome and encodes:
- a CDS encoding PEGA domain-containing protein encodes the protein MQINSTPAGAAVYLNGTATGDLTNATLADKPVGTYNVTVELDGYDPATEIVTLTKDETEDVSFTLMQQVGTLQVNSVPSGAAVYLNGTATGDLTNATLTDKPVGTYNVTVELDGYDPATEIVTLTKDETEDVSFTLMQQVGTLQVNSVPSGAAVYLNGTATGDLTNATLTDKPVGTYNVTVELDGYDPATEIVTLSKDETEDVSFTLVQQLGTLQINSTPAGASVYLNGTATGDLTNVTLADKPVGTYNVTVELDGYDPATEIVTLSKDETEEVAFTLVQQLGTLQINSTPSGAAVYLNGTATGDLTNATLADKPVGTYNVTVLKDGYDPATEIVTLSKDETEDVSFTLVQQLGILQINSTPWGAAVYLNGTATGDLTNVTLADKPVGTYNVTVELEGYDPATEIVTLSKDETEEVSFTLVQQLGTLQINSTPSGAAVYLNGTDTGDLTNATLADKPVGTYNVTVELNGYDPATEVVTLSKDETEDVSFTLVQQLGILQINSTPSGAAVYLNGTATGDLTNVTLADKPVGTYNVTVELDGYDPATEVVTLSKDETEEVAFTLVQQLGTLQINSTPSGAAVYLNGTATGDLTNATLTDKPVGTYNVTVELEGYDPATEIVTLSKDETEEVSFTLVQQLGTLQINSTPSGAAVYLNGTVTGDLTNATLADKPVGTYNVTVELVGYDPATEIVTLTKDETEDVSFTLVQQLGTLQINSTPAGASVYLNGTATGDLTNVTLADKPVGTYNVTVEKEGYDAQSRIVTLSKDETELVAFTLVGQTGTLQVNSTPTGARISLNGTETGEITNFTFADKPVGAYNVTVEKEGYDPATEIVTLSKDETEDVSFTLVQQLGILQINSTPSGAAVYLNGTATGDLTNATLADKPVGTYNVTVELDGYDPATEIVTLSKDETEEVSFTLVQQLGTLQINSTPSGAAVYLNGTATGDLTNATLEDKPVGTYNVTVELDGYDPATEIVTLSKDETEEVAFTLVQQLGTLQINSTPAGAAVYLNGTATGDLTNATLEDKPVGTYNVTVLKDGYDPATEVVTLTKDETEDVSFTLVQQLGTLQINSTPSGAAVYLNGTATGDLTNATLEDKPVGTYNVTVELNGYDPATEIVTLTKDETEDVSFTLVQQLGTLQINSTPVGAAVYLNGTATGDLTNATLADKPVGTYNVTVELDGYDPATEVVTLTKDETEEVSFTLVQQLGTLQINSTPAGAAVYLNGTATGDLTNATLADKPVGTYNVTVELDGYDPATEIVTLTKDETEDVSFTLVQQLGTLQINSTPSGAAVYLNGTATGDLTNATLEDKPVGTYNVTVELDGYDPATEVVTLTKDETEDVSFTLVQQLGTLQINSTPSGAAVYLNGTATGDLTNATLEDKPVGIYNVTVELNGYDPATEIVTLSKDETEDVSFTLVQQLGTLQINSTPAGAAVYLNGTDTGDLTNATLADKPVGTYNVTVEKEGYDAQSRIVTLSKDETELVAFTLVGQTGTLQVNSTPAGARISLNGTETGEITNFTFADQPVGAYNVTVEKEGYDAQSRIVTLSKDETELVAFTLVGQTGTLQVNSTPAGARISLNGTETGESTNFTFADQPVGTYNVTVEKEGYDAQSRIVTLSKDETELVAFTLVGQTGTLQVNSTPAGARISLNGTETGESTNFTFADQPVGTYNVTVEKEGYDAQSRIVTLSKDETELVAFTLVGQTGTLQVNSTPAGARISLNGTETGESTNFTFADQPVGTYNVTVEKEGYDAQSRIVTLSRDETELVDFTLVGQTGTLQVNSTPAGARISLNGTETGEITNFTFADQPVGTYNVTVEKEGYDAQSRIATVTVGTIETVDFTLISHPGAIRVGSSPANATIWLDGENTGQLTNTTLTGIAAGTHTVTVEKPGYLRPTNRSVTVVPDEESEVFFTLTQESGSIHVTSSPDEAWIWLDGCNTTALTNTTLPDIPVGSHTLTVEKAGYNPSSARSIEVATDETAEVSFTLTPVGTAPVAAFTATPLSGDAPLQVTFTDTSTDGPETWNWTFGDGNVSDERNPLHTYTEEGTYTVSLTVANGYGQDTLTREDYIVVSSTPAITLTAPTGRLPANESGEFPVTAEGLDATTALAFTIGYDPALITVDSAAPTPLTEAAVFDATIDNTNGRVSIAIADGSGITAEGTAAVANITFRSAPAIEGLRQTATLAITDATAHTADHESPVIRENGAIAVEARTAVDAPSGALPVESSKYLTVTAAGLNEVTDLSFIMEYNRTVMTVTDIRANATMPGLNVSSDIRNANGWLQVSAAAPDAITSEDVVSLIDLQVHSNGLPCERQLRLINPQWTRENATYQFDDMRPGYITITPVPTALNDTRPVTVSNMTFDDATQEVAINLTANRNATITDDNTTICVRNPGIDITIRTAGLENRSSEWTGECTGASIGNITNAVDLSGDVGAVTTGISANISGALSGLTDPDTRLNVTITRGAVNETMGRLFQLAVSESEGAELEEVAYTMEINKSKFGNITVSDAIIVMSASAAYVDAWGGADSFTILSLAADGTVTHLETTYTYADGIYTFTALSPDGFSYKALVAYTVYEDPVARFSATPLAGSAPLMVQFYDYSDGHPETWHWDFGDGQTSTQQNPVHTYTAVGTYDVALSITNPAGEDTAEEMDYITVTNLMTVDFTATPLSGSAPLMVRFTDRTTGTPTSWLWDFGDRQTSTEQNPVHIYQGSGPYTVSLTATNAYGTITAEKQRFITVSYPNDNDDSDMPTPTPTITPTPTPVQTTPAPTPEPTVTHPASTSVEGVEFITTADLPLGTGGEVERPVIVWADDHTACLSIEVGVTARDASGRPVDAIRIVAVPTTDLPAAAGIGAVEHPQAISAYECTPDGTTFSPDIALTFILSEDEWKKFGPSAEVGWLNTSSNEWERIAGEIDESQRTITVHIDHFSTYALFGDEQPYLTVVPEITGTSPDRSEGMSLWFGAVIIIVLIVAGVLYFRRRNEE